One part of the Falco peregrinus isolate bFalPer1 chromosome 14, bFalPer1.pri, whole genome shotgun sequence genome encodes these proteins:
- the LOC129785631 gene encoding T-cell activation Rho GTPase-activating protein-like gives FGQPLAALCGEDNTLPRPIQELLAVLRQQGPATEGIFRRAAGGTELRQLREALDRGKDIDVGSQPALLLAVILKDFLRSIPTKLLVVDLYEDWMAAMERASKQAKVEELKAVADKLPAANLLLLKRLMALLQHIGHNAATSRMSCSNLAICVGPNL, from the exons tttgggcagcccctggcagccctctgtggggaggacaacacgctgccccggcccatccag gagctgctggctgtcctgcgccAGCAAGGACCAGCAACGGAGGGGATATTCCGCAGAGCTGCCGGTGGGACAGAACTTCGGCAGCTGCGCGAGGCCCTGGACCGCGGCAAGGACATCGACGTAGGAAgccagcctgcgctgctgctggccgtcatcttgaag gacttcctgcgaagcatccccaccaagctcctcgtcgtcgacctctacgaggactggatggcagccatggagagggccagcaagcaggccaaggtggaggagctgaaagc ggtggctGACAAGTTGCCTGCggccaacctcctcctcctgaagcggctgatggccctgctgcagcacatcggccacaacgcagccaccagcagaatgagctgcagcaacctggccatctgcgtcgggcccaacctg